The sequence CAATGAGGGGTTATCAATCTTCTTGATGTTACCACCAATCTTCAGTTCGGCGGTACCCTGGGTTTTGATACGCACACCACCAGGACCGAAAATCTTCTCGGCCGGTCCCAGGTCGAAGTGCATATCCATCAGGTCGAACTTATCCTTACCAGCGTTCTGGGTGTTCTCTTCGTTTTTCTTGTGAAAGAAATCGTGCAAGGCACGTTTCTCAACATACTGACGATACTCCTCGGGTGTCATCAGCGTGGGCACACTCAGGTACGAATCGCCCATCTTCTGTCCGATGTAATAAACGTTCAGCGAATCGTTATACTCCACCGTTTCGCGGATATTGTCGGGTGTCTTCAGGTAGTTCTTCGTCTGCGCATGCGCCCCCGCGCACGCGAACAAAGCCACCATCAACAATCCAACAATCCGCTTCATATCCAAAGATAAATGGCACGAATTACACGAATTTCACGAATTTATGTCGCGAATATAATTATTCGTGTTAATTCGTGTAATTCGTGCCTATATTTATTACTTGATTTGCTTAAGGGCGAGCTTAACAACCTCCTCAACGGGAGCGTTGGGGTTAGCCTGGAGGATCTGGAGCACCACCTTCTGGGTGGGGGCTGGGGCAAAACCAAGCATGGTGAGTGCTGCGATAGCCTCGTCCTTTACCTGGTTGTTTACCGGTGCCGCTATCTGTCCACCTGCCGGTATCTCGTCCGAGATACCCAACGTTACTATCTTATCCCTCAGATCAACGATGATACGCTGGGCCGTCATCTTACCAATGCCCTTAATGCCCTGTATCAACTTGGCATTGCCCATTGAAATGGCATTACAAAGCTCGGCCACACTCATGCCCGAGAGCATCATACGCGCTGTGTTGGCACCCACACCACTCACGGTTATCAACAACAGGAACATCTCGCGCTCCTTCTTGTTTACAAAGCCAAACAACACGTGCGCATCCTCGCGAATAGCCTCGTAAACATAGAGTTTTACCTCCTTCTTTCCCTGGATGGCACTGAATGTATTCAGTGATATGTTCAGACCGTAGCCTACACCACATGCCTCGACAGTTGCTAAAGCGGGAGTCAACTCGGTCAGTTCTCCCTTAATGTATTCAATCATAAACTTACTATTTTGTATATATACATCTAAATAAACGTAGAAACCTTACAATTTATTGTATTTTAAGGCAAGAAAGTTTCAATTCGTCACAAATTGAAAGTTTTTAGATAATTTTCACGTCAGATAGTTACGTAATTCGAGATAAAAGCATTACTTTTGCAACCGCAAACATAGAAATAATCATCAAAAGAATAAATAAAACATGAAGAAAATCAGAGCAGCCGTAGTAGGTTACGGCAACATCGGTAAGTATGCGCTTGAGGCTCTCGAGACCGCTCCCGACTTTGAAGTAGCTGGTATCGTGCGTCGTAATGGCGCTGAGAACAAGCCCGCCGAGCTGGCACAGTATGAGGTTGTGAAGGATATCCGCGACCTGAAGGATGTAGATGTAGCTATCCTCGCTACCCCAACACGTAGCTGTGAGGAGTATGCTAACCAGATTCTGCCATTGGGCATTAACACTGTTGACTCTTTCGATATCCACACACAGATTCGTGGCTATCGTGAGCGTCTGATGAAGCTGAACAAAGAGACAAACACCGTTAGTGTGATTGCCGCAGGATGGGATCCAGGTTCTGATTCAATCGTACGCACCCTGATGCAGAGCTTGGCTCCAAAGGGTCTGAGCTACACCAACTTCGGTCCTGGTATGTCGATGGGCCACAGTGTATGCGTACGTTCTAAGGAGGGTGTTAAGAATGCACTGAGCATGACTATCCCCTTGGGCGAGGGTATCCACCGCCGTATGGTATATGTAGAGCTGGAAGAGGGCGCTAAGCTCGAAGAGGTAACAAAGGCTATCAAGGCCGATCCTTACTTCGCTTCTGACGAGACTCACGTGTTCCAGGTAGAGAGCGTTGACGACGTTCGCGATATGGGACATGGTGTAAACCTGGTACGCAAGGGTGTGAGCGGTAAGACTCAGAACCAGCGTCTGGAATTCAACATGAGCATTAACAACCCTGCACTCACTGGTCAGGTTCTGGTAAACGTTGCTCGTGCCTCTATGCGTCTGCAACCCGGATGCTACACAATGGTAGAGATTCCTGTCATTGATATGCTGCCTGGTGACCGTGCCGACCTTATTGAGCATCTCGTATAAATGAACATTGCGATTTTCGTATCAGGTGGCGGTACCAACTGCGAAAACCTGATTAAATATTTTGCTGGCTCCGAGAACGTGAATTGCGCTCTCGTAGTCAGCAATAAGTTTGATGCCTACGCATTGGTTCGTGCCGAGCGTTTGAATGTGCCAACAGCTGTAACACCTAAAGCCGAACTGAACGACCCTAAAATAATGCTACCTCTGCTGAAGAAGTACAACATCGATTTTATCGTATTAGCAGGCTTTCTGCCATTGGTTCCCAGTTTTCTGATAGATGCCTATCCACATCGTATCATCAACATCCACCCTGCCCTATTGCCCAAGTACGGCGGCAAAGGAATGTGGGGCCACCACGTGCACGAGGCAGTAAAAGCTGCTGGCGAGACCGAGACGGGTATGACAGTACACTGGGTAACGCCTGTATGCGATTCAGGTGAGATTATCGCCCAATACAAGGTTGCCATCTCTCCCAATGACACTGTAGATGACATCGCCGAGAAAGAGCACCAACTGGAAATGAAATACTTCCCCAAGGTTGTTGAGGAAGTATTAAACAATCTGTAAAGTTATAAAGTCCGTTGTTACTCTACAGCGGACTTTAATATTTCTGACAGTGTGGGATGGATATGTACCATATCGGCGAGTTCGGCGATTGTGGTATGTTTGCACATCAGCACGCTCACCTCCTGTACAATATCAGCCGAATGGGCGCCATAGGCATGACAACCTAAGATGGCACCATCAGCAGGTGACACGAACAACTTCAACATACCCTCTGTTTCGCCCATCGCCAAAGCCTTACCATTGGCACGCCAGAACGACTTTCTGCACTCATAAGCAATACCTTCGGCTTTGAGCTGGTCTTCGGTTGGACCCACACAAGCGGCTTCGGGCTGTGTAAAGATGGCCGCAGGCATGATATCAAAACGGATATTGTCGGGTTTGCCGATAATCTGATTCACCACATGGATGGCCTGCATCTCAGCGGCATGAGCCAGCATCTGCTTGCCATTTACATCGCCAATAGCGAAGATGCCATTAACGGTAGTCTTGAAGTGATCATCTACGGTAACGCCTTTGCGCTCATCGAACTCAATACCAGCATTGGCAAAGTCAGCCTGCACACGAGGTTTTCTACCTGTAGCCATCAGGACAACATCGGCATCGATATCTGCGATATCTTCTACAGCAGTCTTCATCTTGAAAGTAATACCGCCTTTCATTCCCGACGTTCCGTCGCCTACCCGTGGCCTTTCAAGATACTTACGCAGGCGCTTGGCAATATCGCTATCAAGGGCTGGCAAGCACTCCTTCAGATACTCAATCACCGTTACCTCAGTACCAAAGCGATTGAACACCGAGGCGAACTCCATACCTATCACACCGGCACCAATAATAGCCAGGCGCTTGGGCTGGGTTTCGAGATTCAACAAGCCAGTAGAGTCGACTACACGAGGAATTCCCGAGCTTTGCTCGCCTACCCGTAGCCTTTTATCAACACCCTTGATGGGGAGCCACTTGGTTTCGGAGCCGGTAGCAATGATGATGTTATCGGCAGTATAATCGCCAACGGTATGAGCATCTGTAAACACACCCTTCTCACGAACCAACGTGATATTGGGATGCGAAAGGATGCCCTCAACACCCTGACGAAGCTGACTAACAACTGTTGCCATGCGTTCGCGAGCCTCAGCAAAGGTAGCACTATGCACATAGGTCTTGGTGGGTATACAACCCACATTCAAGCAGGTGCCACCCACTTCTGAACCTTCGAAGATGACCACCTTTAAGCCTTGCTTAGCGGCATATTCAGCGGCGCGGTAACCACCTGGGCCCGCGCCGATGATAATCAAATCAACCTTAGACATTAAACATTAAAGATTAAACATTAAACATTTTCTGCCTGGAGTTGACGGTAGGTCGTAACAGGATGCTTAGCGGCGAGGACATCATCCACACGACCGATAGGTGTATCGTGTGGAGCGCCCTTCACCAGTTCGGGATCGGTCTTAGCCTCCTCGGCAATCTGTCGCATCACGGCAATAAAGCCATCCAGCGTTTCCTTCGACTCGTTCTCCGTAGGCTCGATCATCAAGCTCTCGTGGAACAACAAGGGGAAGTAGATGGTTGGCGCATGATAGCCGTAATCGAGCAATCGCTTAGCCACATCCATCGTGGTAACACCCGTCGATTTATCCTTCAGTCCGTCGAACACAAACTCATGACAACAGATGGTGTTGATAGGCAGTTCGTACACATCCTTGAGCGACTCCTTGATATAGTTGGCATTCAAGGTGGCTAACGGACCAACCTCCTTGACATGTTCACGACCCAACGAGAGGATGTAAGCATAGGCACGCATCATCACACCATAGTTACCCTGATAGGGCGACACAAATGGGAAGCAATCCTGCAATCCCTCGCGAACACCCACAGGACCAGCACCAGGACCACCACCGCCATGAGGCGTTGAGAAGGTCTTATGCAGGTTAATATGCATCACATCAAAGCCCATATCGCCAGGACGACAAGCACCCAGCATCGGGTTCAGGTTGGCACCATCGTAATACATCAATCCGCCACAGTCATGAATCAACTGGGCAATCTCAGGAATACGAGTTTCAAACAGTCCGAGGGTATTAGGATTGGTCATCATCATAGCGGCAATCTCAGTTCCCTGCTCAGCTACCAAGCGTTGCAGATCCTCGAAATCAACCTGACCATTAGCCAACGATTTCACCTCAACAATCTCCAAGCCACACACAGCGGCCGAGGCAGGATTGGTACCATGGGCGCTATCGGGCACAATCACCTTTTTGCGCGCCATATCACCACGACTACGATGATAATTGTCGATAGTCATCAGTCCCGTTAACTCACCATGGGCACCAGCATAGGGTTTAAAGGTGAAGTGAGCCAGACCTGTGAGTGCGCAGAGCGACTTTTCCAACAGGGTTACCAAAGCCTGCGCACCACGTACCGTTTCGACAGGTTGCTCAGGGTGCAGATTCTGGAACTGGGGCAGAGCGGCCATCTCCTCGTTGATTTTGGGATTGTACTTCATGGTACATGAACCCAGCGGATAGAAGCCCGTATCAACACCAAAGTTATTATTAGAGAGGTTGGTATAATGGCGCACCACGGTGAGCTCGTCGCACTCAGGCAACTGAGCCTCTTCGGCACGTTTCATCTCTGCAGGTATCTCGTAACTGCCAAAATGATTCTTAGGCAGACTATAGCCTTTGCGGCCCTCCTTTGAGAGCTCAAAGATCAGATTTCCATATAATCGGTTGTTCATAGGGCAGCAATGTTTACGAGGTTATCAATTTCTTCCTTGGTACGCTTCTCGGTAACGGCAAACAGAATGCCATCACCCAGCTTTACGCCACCCAATATACCTGCATTCAGCAAGTGCTTAGAGAGAGTATCAACATTGCCATCATACTTTACGAAGAACTCATTAAAGAATGGTTTGTCGAAAGCCAGATGGAACTTACCAGTTTTAACCAGTTCGTCGCACAGATAATGTGCACCGGCATACGAGAGCTCTGCGGCCTCTTTCACTCCCAGTTTACCCATCAACGACAGATACATGGTAACAAAGAGCGCCATCAGACTCTGGTTTGAACAGATATTTGAAGTGGCTTTCTGACGACGGATATGCTGTTCGCGAGCCTGAAGAGTGAGTACAAAGGCACGCTGATCGCGATTATCCTTGGTCATACCCACAATGCGTCCTGGCATCTTACGAATCAACTTCTCGGTGCAACACATATAGCCTACGTAAGGACCACCAAACTGCATGGGGATACCCAAGCTCTGACCATCGCCCACAGCAATATCAGCCCCCCACTCGCCTGGTGTCTTCAGCACAGCCAAGTCGGCAATCACACTGTTCATGACAAACAGAGCCTTCTGCTCATGACAAGCCTCAGCAAAACCGGTAAAGTCTTCAACAATACCATACACGTTAGGCTGTTGCACAATAGCACCAGCCACACCACCATTTGCGAGTTGAGATTTGAGCATTGAGAGATCGGTAGCACCATCCTTCAGAGGGATGGTTTCGAGTTCGATTCCTTGATGCAGGGCATAGGTATCGAGCACCTCGCGGGTCTTGGGATTCAGACCTGCTGATAGCAGCACCTTGTTTTGTTTCTTACCTGCGGCAACAGCCATCATCATAGCCTCGGCAGTAGCGGTAGTACCATCGTACATCGAAGCGTTAGAGATGTCCATACCTGTCAGTTCGGCCATCATGCTCTGATACTCAAAGATATAGTGCAAAGTGCCCTGTGATATCTCAGCCTGGTACGGGGTGTACGAGGTAAGGAACTCTGAACGTTGCAGCAAACTTGGGATAACAGATGGCATATAGTGATCGTAAACACCATAGCCAGCAAAGCAGGTAAGCTGTTGGTTCTGCGAACCCAACTTATCAAACAGTTGGCGCACTTCCAACTCGCTCATCTCCGAGGGCAACTGGTAGTCGCCCTTAAAGCGGATGGCATCGGGTATCTGGGCATACAGACCATCCAAGTCTGTCACCCCCACCTTCTCCATCATCGCCTGCAAGTCGTCGCTTGTATGCGGAAAATACTTGTAATCCATAGATAGTATATTTTTGGCACGGATTAACACGGCTCTCTTTAGAGAGGCACTGCTTTTTTTTTGTAAAGAGCCGCGTCTTTATTTATAAAGCCGTGTTAATCCGTGCCTAATAATTATTTTTCGCAGAAAGCAGCGTAGGCCTTGGCATCCATCAGGTTTTCAACCTCAGAAGGATCGCTGAGCTGTACTTTGATAATCCAGTTCTCAAAGGCATCCTGGTTGATGAGTTCAGGCTGGTCGTCGAGAGCTTCGTTAACCTCTACAACGGTGCCACTAACGGGCGAAATCAGATCCGATGCAGCCTTTACGCTTTCAACGGCACCAAACTCCTCACCTGCTTCAACTTCGTCGTCAACATCAGGCATATCTACATAAACCACATTGCCCAGCGCATTCTGAGCATAGTCGGTAATACCTACAAAACCAAAATCACCTTCTACTCTAACAAATTCGTGAGACTCTGAGTAGTAGAGTCCTTCAATTACTTTAGCCATAATATTTATTTCTTATAATTTTTAGTATAGAATTGCTTTTTTACCACCTTGCCAGGGAATACCTTTTTGCGAATCTGAATCTGCACTTCGGTATCCAGTTTGGCGTATGCGGCATCGATGAGTGCCATACACACGCTCTTATCCGTAGATAAGGTGTGATAGCCAGTTGTCACCTCACCGATAGGTTCGCCTGCCATATTCAGCACGGTGTAACCATGACGGGGGATGGCCTTATCCATCAGTTCGATACCCACCAGTTTCTTAGCAGGACCTTCGGCCTTTTGCTTGGCCAGTGCCTCCTTACCAATAAACTCGGTCTTATCCAACTTGACGAACATGCCCAAGCCAGCCATGATAGGCGTGATATCCTCAGAGAGCTCATCGCCATAGAGCGGCAGTCCCACCTCGAAGCGCAGGGTATCGCGACAACCCAGTCCACAAGCCTGAACACCTGCTGCAATCAGCTTGTCCCAGCACTCACGGATATAGTCGTGATTGGCATAAATTTCAAATCCATCCTCGCCGGTATAACCGGTACGAGAGATGATAACATCGCCAATAGTCTTACAAGTATAGAACACCAGTTCGGCACAAGGCAAGCCCAATACCGTTTCAACGATATGCTCGCTCTCAGGACCCTGAACGGCTATCTGACCATAGAAGTCGGAACGGTTCTGCAGGTCGATATCAAAGCCCTCGGCATTCTGTTGCATCCAGGCCCAGTCCTT is a genomic window of Xylanibacter ruminicola 23 containing:
- the ruvA gene encoding Holliday junction branch migration protein RuvA, translated to MIEYIKGELTELTPALATVEACGVGYGLNISLNTFSAIQGKKEVKLYVYEAIREDAHVLFGFVNKKEREMFLLLITVSGVGANTARMMLSGMSVAELCNAISMGNAKLIQGIKGIGKMTAQRIIVDLRDKIVTLGISDEIPAGGQIAAPVNNQVKDEAIAALTMLGFAPAPTQKVVLQILQANPNAPVEEVVKLALKQIK
- a CDS encoding diaminopimelate dehydrogenase — its product is MKKIRAAVVGYGNIGKYALEALETAPDFEVAGIVRRNGAENKPAELAQYEVVKDIRDLKDVDVAILATPTRSCEEYANQILPLGINTVDSFDIHTQIRGYRERLMKLNKETNTVSVIAAGWDPGSDSIVRTLMQSLAPKGLSYTNFGPGMSMGHSVCVRSKEGVKNALSMTIPLGEGIHRRMVYVELEEGAKLEEVTKAIKADPYFASDETHVFQVESVDDVRDMGHGVNLVRKGVSGKTQNQRLEFNMSINNPALTGQVLVNVARASMRLQPGCYTMVEIPVIDMLPGDRADLIEHLV
- a CDS encoding phosphoribosylglycinamide formyltransferase, translating into MNIAIFVSGGGTNCENLIKYFAGSENVNCALVVSNKFDAYALVRAERLNVPTAVTPKAELNDPKIMLPLLKKYNIDFIVLAGFLPLVPSFLIDAYPHRIINIHPALLPKYGGKGMWGHHVHEAVKAAGETETGMTVHWVTPVCDSGEIIAQYKVAISPNDTVDDIAEKEHQLEMKYFPKVVEEVLNNL
- a CDS encoding dihydrolipoyl dehydrogenase family protein; protein product: MSKVDLIIIGAGPGGYRAAEYAAKQGLKVVIFEGSEVGGTCLNVGCIPTKTYVHSATFAEARERMATVVSQLRQGVEGILSHPNITLVREKGVFTDAHTVGDYTADNIIIATGSETKWLPIKGVDKRLRVGEQSSGIPRVVDSTGLLNLETQPKRLAIIGAGVIGMEFASVFNRFGTEVTVIEYLKECLPALDSDIAKRLRKYLERPRVGDGTSGMKGGITFKMKTAVEDIADIDADVVLMATGRKPRVQADFANAGIEFDERKGVTVDDHFKTTVNGIFAIGDVNGKQMLAHAAEMQAIHVVNQIIGKPDNIRFDIMPAAIFTQPEAACVGPTEDQLKAEGIAYECRKSFWRANGKALAMGETEGMLKLFVSPADGAILGCHAYGAHSADIVQEVSVLMCKHTTIAELADMVHIHPTLSEILKSAVE
- the gcvPB gene encoding aminomethyl-transferring glycine dehydrogenase subunit GcvPB, with product MNNRLYGNLIFELSKEGRKGYSLPKNHFGSYEIPAEMKRAEEAQLPECDELTVVRHYTNLSNNNFGVDTGFYPLGSCTMKYNPKINEEMAALPQFQNLHPEQPVETVRGAQALVTLLEKSLCALTGLAHFTFKPYAGAHGELTGLMTIDNYHRSRGDMARKKVIVPDSAHGTNPASAAVCGLEIVEVKSLANGQVDFEDLQRLVAEQGTEIAAMMMTNPNTLGLFETRIPEIAQLIHDCGGLMYYDGANLNPMLGACRPGDMGFDVMHINLHKTFSTPHGGGGPGAGPVGVREGLQDCFPFVSPYQGNYGVMMRAYAYILSLGREHVKEVGPLATLNANYIKESLKDVYELPINTICCHEFVFDGLKDKSTGVTTMDVAKRLLDYGYHAPTIYFPLLFHESLMIEPTENESKETLDGFIAVMRQIAEEAKTDPELVKGAPHDTPIGRVDDVLAAKHPVTTYRQLQAENV
- the gcvPA gene encoding aminomethyl-transferring glycine dehydrogenase subunit GcvPA, with protein sequence MDYKYFPHTSDDLQAMMEKVGVTDLDGLYAQIPDAIRFKGDYQLPSEMSELEVRQLFDKLGSQNQQLTCFAGYGVYDHYMPSVIPSLLQRSEFLTSYTPYQAEISQGTLHYIFEYQSMMAELTGMDISNASMYDGTTATAEAMMMAVAAGKKQNKVLLSAGLNPKTREVLDTYALHQGIELETIPLKDGATDLSMLKSQLANGGVAGAIVQQPNVYGIVEDFTGFAEACHEQKALFVMNSVIADLAVLKTPGEWGADIAVGDGQSLGIPMQFGGPYVGYMCCTEKLIRKMPGRIVGMTKDNRDQRAFVLTLQAREQHIRRQKATSNICSNQSLMALFVTMYLSLMGKLGVKEAAELSYAGAHYLCDELVKTGKFHLAFDKPFFNEFFVKYDGNVDTLSKHLLNAGILGGVKLGDGILFAVTEKRTKEEIDNLVNIAAL
- the gcvH gene encoding glycine cleavage system protein GcvH, whose protein sequence is MAKVIEGLYYSESHEFVRVEGDFGFVGITDYAQNALGNVVYVDMPDVDDEVEAGEEFGAVESVKAASDLISPVSGTVVEVNEALDDQPELINQDAFENWIIKVQLSDPSEVENLMDAKAYAAFCEK
- the gcvT gene encoding glycine cleavage system aminomethyltransferase GcvT, with amino-acid sequence MAIKQELEKKEKRTCLYDKHLQLGATMVTFGGFDMPLLYQMAGIAPEHTAVREHVGLFDVSHMGEVTVKGPDAERYVQHIFTNDIAGAPVGKIYYGMMCYENGGTVDDLLVYKMGENDFFLVINAANIDKDWAWMQQNAEGFDIDLQNRSDFYGQIAVQGPESEHIVETVLGLPCAELVFYTCKTIGDVIISRTGYTGEDGFEIYANHDYIRECWDKLIAAGVQACGLGCRDTLRFEVGLPLYGDELSEDITPIMAGLGMFVKLDKTEFIGKEALAKQKAEGPAKKLVGIELMDKAIPRHGYTVLNMAGEPIGEVTTGYHTLSTDKSVCMALIDAAYAKLDTEVQIQIRKKVFPGKVVKKQFYTKNYKK